Genomic DNA from Paenibacillus sp. MBLB1832:
GAACATCTCCTTTCCCGGTATCTCAACAGAAACGCTTTTAATGAATTTGGATCTTGCAGATGTAGCTGCTGCCAGCGGTTCCGCCTGCACGTCAGGTTCGCTTGAAGTGTCTCATGTTTTGCGCGCCATGCAGCTTCCAGAAAATGTTACACACTCCGCTGTGCGATTTAGTTTTGGAATGGGGAATTCTAGAGAACAAATCGAAACGGCTGCCCACAAAGTTGCAACGATTATTCAGCGTTTGCGTACTAAGTAGTACTGGGTGGTTCTAGGAGGCAAACCCATTGCACAGCTTGCATGAATGGATTGGACGTCCCGTCATTACCACAGAATCTGGTAAGCAAGTCGGCGAAGTCAAAGAAGTATTGATTGACCCCACATGGAACATCAGCGGCATTATACTCGAAGCTAAACATTGGTTCTCTTCTCTACGATACGTATCGTGGGAGGGAATTACGGCAGTCGGAGAGGATGCTATAACCATACCGAACGATAGTGTCATTTGCGAATTTGGGCAGAGGAATGAGTGTCACCCTTTTCTTGACGGCAGCGGCAAGGTGAAGGGGCTCCCGATTATGACGGTGGGAGGGCTCGAATTAGGCGTGGTCCAAGATGTTTATTTAGACCAAAATTGGGGAAAACAAATAGTAGGTTATGAATTGTCCGAAGGGTTTATTTCTGATTTAAAAGAAGGGCGAAAGTGGCTTCCCCTGCCAGAGAAGGCAACGATCGGGGAAGATGCAATCATCGTGCCTGGACATTGCGCTCAGGAAGTAGAAGAACTCTTCGTATCTAAAGAAGAATAGGGTGAGCAAGATGCGTTGTCCAAACTGTAATTCCAAAGATATTGGAAAGATCGGTTCCCATCAATTTTACTGCTGGGGTTGCTTTATCGAACTCAGCGTAAACGGAGACAAAATGTCTGTCTATCAAGTGGAAGAAGACGGTACGTTAAGTTCTCTGGATGATTTGTTTTTTGAGGAAGAAGTTTCTCATATTCACGAGCACGTGAACTAATAGGGTCATCATCAAACGTTATTTTCTTAGCGGGATTCCGCGGGAGAATAACGTTTTTTTCCGTTTACGGGTTAATTTGGGCGTGTTGTACACATACTGAATGAGCGCAAGTTCGAAGTCACATGACAGAGGTGGAGGCAGCATGGAACGATTATGGAACAATAAATGGTTTGTAGGACTCATCTACGCGTTATTCATCTTAATTGGTCTTTATTTGCTAATCCTGATCAAACCAATTCTCAGTTATGTGTTTACATTTATCAAAGCGATTGCAATGCCATTTTTTATTGCGATCATTATCTCCTATATATTGAATCCGGTCGTAAACATTCTGAATAAGCGCAAAATGCCAAGAACGATTGCGGTGCTGCTGATATACAGCGTGTTCATTACATCCATTACGGTTATTATCATGAATATGACACCGATGTTTGTGCAGCAAGCTGCTGAGCTAAATGAACATATGCCGGAGATGGCAATGAAGGCACAATCCTTCGTCGATGGGTTCAATCAAAATCAAATGCTGCCAGACAGCGTACGGAACGGGTTTAACCATTCGCTTAACAAACTAGAATCCCGTATCTCGATGACTATTGCGAACTATATGAATCAGATTGGCGCAACGATTAATATGCTGTTTATTGCGTTTATCGTACCGTTTCTTGCTTTTTATATTTTAAAAGATTTTCAAATTATTGAGAAAACCGCGCTGGCCATCGTACCGCGAGAACATCGCAAAAAAACCGTCTCTCTGCTCATGGATATCGACACGGCGCTAGGTAACTATATCCGAGGACAGCTCCTCGTTTGTGTCATTATCGGTGTCCTTGCCTACGTTGGCTACTGGCTAATTGGTATGCCTTATCCGCTGCTGCTCGCAAGCGTTGTCGCGATTTTCAATATCATCCCGTATATGGGTCCGTTTTTTGGCGCGGCGCCGGCAATTTTAATGGCTTCAACTGTCTCTTTGAAAATGGTGGTGCTCGTCGCGCTAATCAATTTGGCCGTGCAAATTTTGGAGGGCAATGTCATTTCTCCGCAGGTGGTGGGGAGAACACTGCATATGCATCCGTTATTTATCATTTTTGCGTTACTGGTGGGTGGAGAAGTTGCTGGCGTCGTGGGTTTGATCTTGGCAGTGCCTTTCTTTGCCGTGCTGAAGGTCATCATTCAGCATGTGTTTATTCATTTTGTTCATAAGACAACGGCTGAGCCCAATTGACAGGCAGACGCACAAAACCCCTTCGAACCATGACTTGCGGGATCATGGATCAAGGGGTTTTGCACGAGGGTTGAGGAGTTTGAAAGGTTGTGGCCCATACGTAAACCAATCATGGACTACGGAATAAGTGATTAAATAACAAGCTGTCCATTTAAGTTCGATAATGAAAATCATTATCAATAATTTGAGTATACTTATGTTGAGAATCATTGTCAACTATTAATTCCAGACCCTCATATTGACACACAACTCCCATATAGTTATAATTTGCCTTATCTATAGCTGAATGAATGAAAGCGTTGATGAAACTTAGTAAGCCATAACCCATCGTCAGAGAGAAGGTTCCGCTTGGCAGCAAAGTGCTGTGAGGATCGGCTGGAAGAACCTTTCGGTGTTAGGATGGCCCAAAGCTCGTTTCGGAGTGTGGATGAACTCCACCGGTTGGACCCGTTACAGATCCGCACAAGGAGATTGGATTCGCCCTAAGCTGACCGCTGGGGAGTACGAATGCAATAACCAGGGTGGTACCGCGATGATTCGTCCCTGTTCAATACAGGGGCGTTTTTTGTTTGTTTATGAACACAACCTAATCTAAAGATGGAGGCTCACGGAGATGAAAGCAAGTGAAATTCGCTCAAAATGGTTGCAGTTTTTTGCCAGTAAAGGACATAAAGTTGAGCCCAGCTCTTCCTTAGTTCCTCATAATGATCCTTCCCTGTTGTGGATTAATGCGGGGATCGCGCCACTGAAGCCTTATTTGGATGGCCGTGAAATTCCTGAGAATCCGCGTATTACTAACGCGCAGAAGTGTATTCGTACGAATGATATCGAGAATGTAGGCAAAACGCGCAGACATCATACGTTCTTTGAAATGCTAGGCAATTTCTCCATCGGCGATTACTTCAAGAAAGAAGTTATCCCGTGGGCGTGGGAGTTTCTTACCGATCCGCAATGGATTGGATTTGATCCGAATCGAATTTCCGTTACCGTTCACGAGGATGACGAGGAAGCTTTCGACATTTGGAACAAGCAAATCGGGATTCCCGAAGAGCGCATCTATAAGTTGAAAGAAGATAACTTTTGGGATATCGGCGAAGGTCCGTGCGGCCCATGTACAGAAATTTTCTATGATCGCGGCGACAAATACGGAGACTTGTCCGATCCAGAATGCTGGCCTGGCGGAGAGAATGAGCGCTTCCTCGAAGTGTGGAACTTGGTTTTCACACAGTTCAACCACAACTCGGATGGCAGCTACACACCGCTTCCGAACAAGAACATTGATACAGGCGCGGGTCTAGAGCGCTTCGCATCCATTCTTCAAGATGTGGATTCCAACTTTGACACGGATCTGTTCAAGCCGATTATCGACAAAACGTGTGAGTTAACAGGTGTTACTTACCACGCGAACGAGGATCATGATGTTGCACTGAAGGTTATCGCTGACCATATTCGTACCGTTGCTTTCTCTGTTGGCGATGGTGTTCTGCCGTCTAATGAAGGCCGGGGCTACGTCATTCGTCGCTTGCTGCGCCGTGCGGTGCGTTACGGGAAAGTGTTGGGTATGGATAAACCGTTCCTGTTCAAGCTTGTGCCGACCGTAGGAGAAATCATGGGCGTTTATTATACGGAAGTTGTCGATAAGCGTGAGTTTATTGAGAAAGTGATTCGTACCGAAGAAGAACGTTTCCATGAGACGTTAAGCGACGGTTTAATTATTCTTGGTGAGATGGTTCAGAAGACACAGCAAGCGGGTACGAATCAAATTAGCGGACCTGACGCATTCAAGCTGTATGATACGTATGGTTTCCCATTCGACTTAACAGAAGATTTTGCAGCTGAAAAAGGGTTGACTGTTGATCGTAAAGGTTTCGATGCAGCTATGCAAGAGCAGCGCGATCGTGCGCGTGCCGCTAGCAGCAAGGAAGGCGGGATGAAGGTTCAAGGCGGACCGCTGTCGGAATTAACGGTTAAATCCGAATTTGTTGGATATAATGAGTTGGTAGTAAGTAGCAATATTGTTGCCATCGTGCATGAGAATGAGCTTGTCGATCTTGTTGGTGTTGGCGAGTCCTGCCAAGTGATTTTGGATCGGACGCCTTTCTATGCGGAGAGCGGCGGTCAAGTTGGTGATCAGGGGACAATCCGGGGCGACCAAGTGACGTTGAAAGTCATTGATGTAGTCAAAGCTCCTCACGGTCAGCCTATTCACAAAGTGATTGTAGAGTCTGGTGTTCTACGCCAAGGCGATGCAGTAGAGGCAGCTGTCTCATCCTCTGAGCGCAACGATATCATCAAGAACCATACAGCGACACATTTGCTTCACAAAGCGCTCAAAGAAGTGTTGGGGACACATGTTAATCAGGCGGGTTCCCTTGTGGAACCAGATCGTCTGCGTTTCGACTTCTCCCACTTTGGCAGTATTACGGCTGAAGAATTGCAAGATGTTGAACAACGTGTGAATCGTCAAATTTGGAATAGCACGAACGTGGATATCTCCTTGAAAGACATCAATGATGCGAAAGCGATGGGGGCTATGGCGTTGTTTGGTGAGAAGTACGGTGATATCGTACGAGTCGTTCAAGTTGGCGACTACTCCTTGGAGCTTTGTGGAGGCTGTCACGTGCAGAATACAGGCCAAATCGGTTTGTTCAAAATCGTAAGCGAATCAGGGATTGGCTCCGGCGTACGTCGGATTGAGGCTGTTTCTGGACGCAGCGCTTATGAATACCTGGATGGTCAATTGCAATTGCTGAAGGAAGCTGCTGGCATGCTCAAATCGAACATTCTTGATGTTCCTAAACGTGTTGATGCGACATTGCAGCAATTGAAAGAGTTATCCCGAGAAAATGAGTCGCTTCGCGGTAAATTAGGCCGCATTGAAGCGGGTTCCTTAACGGATCAAGTGAAGCAAGCTGCAGGAGTATCCGTTCTGGCTGCTCAAGTGAATGCGGCCGATATGGATTCCCTTCGTAACATCGTGGATGAAATGAAAGTCAAATTAGGCTCCGCTGTTATCGTGCTTGGCGCAGCGACGGAGGACAAAGTGAATCTCGTTGCAGCTGTCACGCCTGATCTTGTTTCCAAGGGATTCCATGCGGGTAAAATCATTAAAGAGGTTGCTGCGGCTGTTGGCGGCAGCGGCGGCGGACGTCCTGATATGGCGCAAGCTGGCGGTAAAGATGCTTCTAAGCTGCAAGCTGCATTAGCCAGTGTAGAGGGACTCCTGTCTCAATTTGTATAATTATTTTTTTGGTGGACAGGAATTTTTGAAACCATAGAGAATATATCACTTGTATGACAGGAACAATTTTCGAATATTTTACAAAAGGTCACAAGGAAGTGGGGTGCTCCTGATGAGTTCCATGGACAAAACGATGAAGTTCAATGTGAAGGCGGAAGAAATTGAAACTTCGCCGAAGGATGTATTATTGGCGGTATATGATGCTCTTCAGGAAAAAGGGTATAATCCGATTAACCAGATTGTCGGTTATTTGCTTTCGGGAGATCCTGCCTACATTCCGCGTCACAATAATGCGAGAAGCCTCATTCGGAAACGGGAACGGGATGAACTGATTGAAGAATTAGTTCGTGCCTATCTGGGTCAACACAAATCGTAGAAAAGAGATCGACATGCGCTGGATGGGTTTAGATTATGGGGATAAAACGATTGGTGTTGCCATGAGCGATGAGCTGGGATGGACGGCTCAAGGGCTTGAAGTGATTCGTCGTGAAAAGCCGGGTGCCGATATGGAGCGGCTGCTCCAATTAATTAGTGAATATGGTGTATCGCAAGTCATTATCGGGTTACCCAAGAATATGAATAATACGATTGGACCTCGCGGTGAGATTGCGATCGCATTTTCAGAAGAACTAAAACAAAAGATAAGTGTTCCTGTACACCTTTGGGATGAGCGATTGACGACCGTTGCCGCCACGCGTACGCTTCTTGAAGCCGATGTGAGTCGGAAGAAACGGAAGCAGGTTATTGATAAAATGGCTGCTCAGCTTATTCTGCAAGGCTACATGGATGCCAATATGAAGAGGTGAATGAACATGTCCAAAGAAGAATTGCGTGAAGAAGAACCAGAAATCATTTACATTCCGGACGATGAAGGCAACGAAGAAGAGTTCGAGGTTATCATGAAATTCGAAGTGGACGGTTCAGATAAGAAATACATGATGGTTGTGCCTACTGACGGCGGAGACGAAGAATCCGATGAAGTGTACGCATTCCGTTACGAAGAAGACGACGATGGCGAGGATTTGAAGCTGTTCACCATCGATGATGAAGAAGAATGGAATATCGTTGAAGAAACATTTAATACATTAATGGCCGAGTTCGAAGAGGACGAAGCATGAGTA
This window encodes:
- a CDS encoding DUF1292 domain-containing protein, translating into MSKEELREEEPEIIYIPDDEGNEEEFEVIMKFEVDGSDKKYMMVVPTDGGDEESDEVYAFRYEEDDDGEDLKLFTIDDEEEWNIVEETFNTLMAEFEEDEA
- a CDS encoding PRC-barrel domain-containing protein, whose protein sequence is MHSLHEWIGRPVITTESGKQVGEVKEVLIDPTWNISGIILEAKHWFSSLRYVSWEGITAVGEDAITIPNDSVICEFGQRNECHPFLDGSGKVKGLPIMTVGGLELGVVQDVYLDQNWGKQIVGYELSEGFISDLKEGRKWLPLPEKATIGEDAIIVPGHCAQEVEELFVSKEE
- the ruvX gene encoding Holliday junction resolvase RuvX is translated as MRWMGLDYGDKTIGVAMSDELGWTAQGLEVIRREKPGADMERLLQLISEYGVSQVIIGLPKNMNNTIGPRGEIAIAFSEELKQKISVPVHLWDERLTTVAATRTLLEADVSRKKRKQVIDKMAAQLILQGYMDANMKR
- the alaS gene encoding alanine--tRNA ligase, which translates into the protein MKASEIRSKWLQFFASKGHKVEPSSSLVPHNDPSLLWINAGIAPLKPYLDGREIPENPRITNAQKCIRTNDIENVGKTRRHHTFFEMLGNFSIGDYFKKEVIPWAWEFLTDPQWIGFDPNRISVTVHEDDEEAFDIWNKQIGIPEERIYKLKEDNFWDIGEGPCGPCTEIFYDRGDKYGDLSDPECWPGGENERFLEVWNLVFTQFNHNSDGSYTPLPNKNIDTGAGLERFASILQDVDSNFDTDLFKPIIDKTCELTGVTYHANEDHDVALKVIADHIRTVAFSVGDGVLPSNEGRGYVIRRLLRRAVRYGKVLGMDKPFLFKLVPTVGEIMGVYYTEVVDKREFIEKVIRTEEERFHETLSDGLIILGEMVQKTQQAGTNQISGPDAFKLYDTYGFPFDLTEDFAAEKGLTVDRKGFDAAMQEQRDRARAASSKEGGMKVQGGPLSELTVKSEFVGYNELVVSSNIVAIVHENELVDLVGVGESCQVILDRTPFYAESGGQVGDQGTIRGDQVTLKVIDVVKAPHGQPIHKVIVESGVLRQGDAVEAAVSSSERNDIIKNHTATHLLHKALKEVLGTHVNQAGSLVEPDRLRFDFSHFGSITAEELQDVEQRVNRQIWNSTNVDISLKDINDAKAMGAMALFGEKYGDIVRVVQVGDYSLELCGGCHVQNTGQIGLFKIVSESGIGSGVRRIEAVSGRSAYEYLDGQLQLLKEAAGMLKSNILDVPKRVDATLQQLKELSRENESLRGKLGRIEAGSLTDQVKQAAGVSVLAAQVNAADMDSLRNIVDEMKVKLGSAVIVLGAATEDKVNLVAAVTPDLVSKGFHAGKIIKEVAAAVGGSGGGRPDMAQAGGKDASKLQAALASVEGLLSQFV
- a CDS encoding AI-2E family transporter, which encodes MERLWNNKWFVGLIYALFILIGLYLLILIKPILSYVFTFIKAIAMPFFIAIIISYILNPVVNILNKRKMPRTIAVLLIYSVFITSITVIIMNMTPMFVQQAAELNEHMPEMAMKAQSFVDGFNQNQMLPDSVRNGFNHSLNKLESRISMTIANYMNQIGATINMLFIAFIVPFLAFYILKDFQIIEKTALAIVPREHRKKTVSLLMDIDTALGNYIRGQLLVCVIIGVLAYVGYWLIGMPYPLLLASVVAIFNIIPYMGPFFGAAPAILMASTVSLKMVVLVALINLAVQILEGNVISPQVVGRTLHMHPLFIIFALLVGGEVAGVVGLILAVPFFAVLKVIIQHVFIHFVHKTTAEPN
- a CDS encoding IreB family regulatory phosphoprotein, which codes for MSSMDKTMKFNVKAEEIETSPKDVLLAVYDALQEKGYNPINQIVGYLLSGDPAYIPRHNNARSLIRKRERDELIEELVRAYLGQHKS